A single Quadrisphaera setariae DNA region contains:
- a CDS encoding metallophosphoesterase family protein: MPTRLLLLADTHVPVRARALPPQVLAAVEAADVVVHAGDWVGEAVLDELEARCAAAGARLLGVAGNNDGPELHARLPEVAQDDVEGVRLVVVHETGAASGRERRCAAAFGGGERPADVLVFGHSHVPWDSTAARADGGALRLLNPGSPTDRRRQPACTFMTAVADRGVPGGLRDVVLHRLPPRGGAAAG; this comes from the coding sequence GTGCCCACCCGTCTGCTCCTGCTCGCCGACACCCACGTGCCCGTGCGCGCCCGCGCCCTGCCGCCGCAGGTCCTCGCCGCCGTCGAGGCGGCCGACGTCGTCGTCCACGCCGGCGACTGGGTGGGCGAGGCCGTCCTCGACGAGCTCGAGGCGCGCTGCGCCGCCGCCGGGGCGCGGCTGCTGGGCGTGGCGGGCAACAACGACGGCCCCGAGCTGCACGCCCGCCTGCCGGAGGTCGCCCAGGACGACGTCGAGGGGGTGCGCCTCGTCGTCGTCCACGAGACCGGAGCGGCCAGCGGGCGCGAGCGGCGCTGCGCGGCGGCCTTCGGCGGCGGGGAGCGCCCGGCCGACGTCCTCGTGTTCGGCCACAGCCACGTCCCGTGGGACAGCACCGCCGCGCGTGCCGACGGCGGGGCGCTGCGGCTGCTCAACCCCGGCTCGCCCACCGACCGCCGCCGCCAGCCCGCGTGCACCTTCATGACCGCCGTCGCCGACCGCGGGGTGCCCGGTGGGCTGCGCGACGTCGTCCTGCACCGCCTGCCGCCGCGTGGGGGCGCCGCAGCGGGGTAG
- the serA gene encoding phosphoglycerate dehydrogenase, which yields MSISPGRPASALLLENIHPLAVDVLGRAGVSVQQRPGALSESELVEALPGVKLLGIRSTTHVTEAVLDAAPDLEAIGAFCIGTNQIDLEAAAARGVAVFNAPFSNTRSVVELVIAEVIALTRQLTVFDSALHAGVWQKSAAGSHEVRGRTLGIIGYGNIGSQLSVVAEALGMRVVFYDTAEKLAMGNAVRLSSMEEVLAVADVVTLHVDGRAGNGGLFGADQFAAMKPGAIFLNLSRGFVVDHGALRDHLVSGHLAGAAVDVFANEPRRNGDPFDSRLRGLPNTILTPHVGGSTEEAQEDIGRFVAGKLRDYAAHGSTSLAVNLPQVITDAGHGTRLGHLHQNVPGVLATVNSVLAHHGVNIVGQSLTTRGQLGYVVTDIASAVEPAVLAELGSMPETVRLRVLS from the coding sequence GTGAGCATCAGCCCTGGCCGCCCCGCGAGCGCGCTCCTGCTGGAGAACATCCACCCCCTCGCCGTCGACGTCCTCGGGCGCGCCGGAGTCTCCGTGCAGCAGCGCCCCGGAGCCCTGTCGGAGTCCGAGCTGGTCGAGGCCCTGCCCGGCGTCAAGCTGCTGGGCATCCGCTCGACCACCCACGTCACCGAGGCCGTGCTGGACGCCGCGCCCGACCTGGAGGCCATCGGCGCCTTCTGCATCGGGACCAACCAGATCGACCTCGAGGCCGCCGCCGCGCGCGGTGTCGCCGTGTTCAACGCGCCCTTCTCCAACACCCGCTCCGTGGTGGAGCTGGTCATCGCCGAGGTCATCGCCCTGACCCGTCAGCTGACCGTGTTCGACAGCGCCCTGCACGCCGGGGTGTGGCAGAAGTCGGCGGCCGGCTCCCACGAGGTGCGCGGACGGACGCTGGGGATCATCGGCTACGGCAACATCGGCAGCCAGCTGTCCGTGGTGGCCGAGGCCCTCGGCATGCGCGTGGTCTTCTACGACACCGCCGAGAAGCTGGCCATGGGCAACGCCGTGCGGCTGTCGAGCATGGAGGAGGTGCTGGCCGTCGCCGACGTCGTCACCCTCCACGTGGACGGCCGTGCCGGCAACGGCGGCCTGTTCGGCGCCGACCAGTTCGCGGCCATGAAGCCCGGCGCGATCTTCCTCAACCTCTCCCGCGGCTTCGTGGTGGACCACGGCGCCCTGCGCGACCACCTGGTCTCGGGACACCTGGCCGGCGCGGCGGTGGACGTGTTCGCCAACGAGCCGCGCCGCAACGGCGACCCCTTCGACTCCCGTCTGCGCGGCCTGCCCAACACCATCCTCACGCCGCACGTCGGCGGCTCCACCGAGGAGGCGCAGGAGGACATCGGCCGGTTCGTCGCCGGCAAGCTCCGCGACTACGCCGCGCACGGCAGCACCTCGCTGGCGGTGAACCTGCCGCAGGTCATCACCGACGCCGGCCACGGCACGCGTCTGGGGCACCTGCACCAGAACGTCCCCGGCGTGCTCGCCACGGTGAACTCGGTGCTGGCGCACCACGGCGTCAACATCGTCGGGCAGTCGCTGACCACCCGGGGACAGCTCGGCTACGTGGTCACCGACATCGCCAGCGCCGTGGAGCCCGCGGTGCTCGCCGAGCTGGGGTCCATGCCCGAGACGGTGCGCCTGCGCGTCCTGTCCTGA
- a CDS encoding alpha/beta fold hydrolase, with the protein MRGARPWRPRLVAAAAAALVGLGALGAAGPAAASSTSPSASPSSTPTDTPVEGVREEPLTVPVGPEPGGAQVTIDATLYEPDAASQASPSPAVLLAHGFGGSKADLAAQGRSLAQAGYVALAYTARGFGASGGNVHLDDPDYEVADARALVDLLAQRPEVQQDGPGDPRVGVAGASYGGAVGLLLAGTDPRVDAVASGITWSDLSSALDPQAAQGQSGGVFKAGWASQLLTSLTGSALDSARSATSATATATASGTSGGGTGGGAQLGVSTAACGRLAPDLCRGYLQAAETGVVPDSLRAQLARSAPAAVLPDSRAAVLLVQGEGDSLFGLGDSLTNAEAAQRSGAPVSVAWVGGGHDGGFDGAAFDDRARTWFDEHLRAGASAGAQTGEPAGSGESAGDPTAAFSVAVPRQSLFGGRGGGGGGGGSTPDERTLDAVPPLAGTAQQMALSPAAPSGQQGRQGQGGQQAQQGPQLVLSPAGGRPAAMTALPGLGDVASLVGLAAGGGFSTAVLPGQAAVFETEPLEQPLTLLGASSVRLSVTSNTDDAVLFASLSDVSPDGSTALPSGLVAPLRVTTTPGQPTTVDVSLPAVVRDVAAGHRLRLVVATTDSAYAVPTDPRVYGVGLADGQLAVAAAPAAISEPTGDSVDVPWAHVLALAGVVLAALALALVDAARRRRRPAAGGAHDGALETTGAGRGDLDDVVLEVSGLEKVYGDGFRAVDGVSFTVRRGQVVGLLGPNGAGKTTTLRMLMGLLRPSAGSLEVLGQRVKPGSPVLARVGALVEGPGFLPHLSGLANLRLFWASTGRPAADARFEEALEVAGLGDAVHRRVRGYSQGMRQRLGIAQAMLGFPDLLVLDEPTNGLDPPQITAMRQVLRDYAATGRTVLVSSHLLSEVEATCSHAVVMARGRVLAAGSVAELVAGSGEVLVSVGEGQVDRAVEVLREVLGRDDDGGRVLGVRDGGVLVAPGASGTGGLVAALVASGVQVDLVVPQRHLEEVFLELVAAP; encoded by the coding sequence GTGAGGGGCGCACGCCCCTGGCGTCCCCGCCTGGTCGCCGCCGCCGCGGCGGCGCTGGTCGGTCTCGGAGCGCTCGGCGCCGCCGGGCCGGCGGCGGCCAGCTCCACCAGCCCGAGCGCCAGTCCCAGCAGCACCCCCACCGACACCCCGGTCGAGGGCGTCCGCGAGGAGCCGCTGACGGTCCCCGTGGGCCCGGAGCCGGGCGGCGCGCAGGTCACGATCGACGCGACGCTCTACGAGCCGGACGCCGCCAGCCAGGCGTCCCCTTCGCCGGCTGTGCTGCTGGCCCACGGCTTCGGCGGGTCCAAGGCCGACCTCGCAGCCCAGGGCCGCTCGCTCGCGCAGGCGGGGTACGTGGCGCTGGCCTACACCGCGCGCGGCTTCGGCGCCTCCGGCGGGAACGTCCACCTGGACGACCCCGACTACGAGGTGGCCGACGCCCGCGCCCTGGTGGACCTGCTCGCTCAGCGCCCCGAGGTCCAGCAGGACGGCCCCGGCGACCCCCGCGTCGGCGTGGCCGGCGCCTCCTACGGCGGCGCGGTGGGCCTGCTGCTCGCCGGCACCGACCCCCGGGTCGACGCGGTCGCCTCGGGAATCACGTGGTCGGACCTGTCCTCCGCGCTCGACCCGCAGGCCGCGCAGGGGCAGTCCGGCGGCGTCTTCAAGGCGGGGTGGGCCTCGCAGCTGCTGACCAGCCTCACGGGCAGCGCGCTCGACAGCGCCCGCTCCGCCACCTCGGCGACGGCGACGGCGACGGCGAGCGGCACGAGCGGTGGTGGCACCGGCGGCGGTGCCCAGCTGGGCGTCTCCACGGCCGCGTGCGGGCGCCTGGCCCCGGACCTGTGCCGCGGCTACCTGCAGGCCGCCGAGACCGGCGTGGTGCCGGACTCGCTGCGCGCGCAGCTGGCCCGCTCGGCACCGGCGGCCGTGCTGCCGGACAGCCGCGCCGCGGTGCTGCTGGTGCAGGGCGAGGGCGACTCCCTGTTCGGCCTGGGCGACTCCCTCACCAACGCCGAGGCCGCTCAGCGCTCGGGCGCACCGGTGTCGGTGGCGTGGGTGGGGGGCGGTCACGACGGCGGCTTCGACGGCGCCGCCTTCGACGACCGCGCCCGGACCTGGTTCGACGAGCACCTGCGCGCAGGAGCGTCCGCGGGTGCCCAGACCGGGGAGCCGGCGGGGTCCGGGGAGTCGGCGGGCGACCCGACGGCGGCGTTCTCCGTGGCCGTGCCGCGGCAGAGCCTCTTCGGAGGGCGCGGCGGCGGGGGTGGTGGCGGCGGGTCGACGCCCGACGAGCGGACGCTCGACGCGGTGCCACCGCTGGCGGGGACGGCTCAGCAGATGGCCCTGTCCCCCGCAGCCCCGTCCGGGCAGCAGGGCCGGCAGGGCCAGGGCGGGCAGCAGGCCCAGCAGGGCCCGCAGCTCGTCCTGTCACCCGCCGGAGGGCGCCCCGCGGCCATGACGGCCCTGCCGGGCCTGGGCGACGTCGCCTCCCTGGTCGGGCTGGCCGCCGGCGGCGGCTTCAGCACCGCCGTGCTCCCCGGCCAGGCGGCGGTGTTCGAGACCGAGCCGCTCGAGCAGCCGCTCACACTGCTCGGGGCGTCGTCGGTGCGGCTGTCGGTGACGTCGAACACCGACGACGCCGTGCTCTTCGCGTCCCTGTCCGACGTCAGCCCGGACGGCAGCACCGCGCTGCCCTCGGGTCTGGTGGCGCCGCTGCGCGTGACCACGACGCCGGGGCAGCCGACCACCGTGGACGTCTCGCTGCCGGCCGTGGTCCGCGACGTCGCCGCCGGTCACCGGCTGCGCCTGGTGGTGGCCACCACCGACTCCGCGTACGCGGTGCCCACCGACCCGCGCGTCTACGGCGTCGGCCTCGCCGACGGCCAGCTCGCCGTGGCGGCGGCGCCCGCCGCCATCAGCGAGCCGACGGGCGACTCCGTCGACGTGCCGTGGGCGCACGTGCTCGCCCTGGCCGGCGTGGTGCTCGCGGCGCTGGCGCTGGCGCTGGTCGACGCGGCCCGCCGCCGTCGTCGTCCTGCTGCCGGCGGCGCCCACGACGGCGCGCTGGAAACGACCGGTGCTGGCCGAGGTGACCTCGACGACGTGGTGCTCGAGGTCAGCGGCCTGGAGAAGGTCTACGGCGACGGGTTCCGCGCGGTCGACGGGGTGTCGTTCACCGTGCGCCGCGGGCAGGTGGTCGGACTGCTCGGTCCCAACGGCGCCGGCAAGACCACCACGCTGCGCATGCTCATGGGCCTGCTCCGGCCGAGCGCCGGGTCGCTGGAGGTGCTCGGGCAGCGCGTCAAGCCCGGGTCGCCGGTGCTGGCGCGAGTCGGGGCGCTCGTGGAGGGACCCGGGTTCCTGCCGCACCTGTCGGGGCTGGCGAACCTGCGGCTGTTCTGGGCGTCCACCGGGCGCCCGGCGGCCGACGCGCGCTTCGAGGAGGCCCTCGAGGTCGCCGGGCTCGGCGACGCCGTGCACCGGCGCGTGCGCGGCTACAGCCAGGGCATGCGGCAGCGGCTGGGCATCGCCCAGGCGATGCTCGGCTTCCCCGACCTGCTCGTGCTCGACGAGCCCACCAACGGCCTCGACCCGCCGCAGATCACCGCCATGCGCCAGGTGCTGCGCGACTACGCCGCCACCGGCCGCACGGTGCTCGTGTCCTCCCACCTGCTCTCGGAGGTGGAGGCCACCTGCAGCCACGCGGTGGTGATGGCGCGCGGGAGGGTGCTGGCGGCGGGGTCGGTGGCCGAGCTGGTCGCGGGGTCGGGCGAGGTGCTGGTGAGCGTGGGCGAGGGGCAGGTGGACCGGGCCGTGGAGGTGCTGCGCGAGGTGCTGGGGCGCGACGACGACGGCGGGCGCGTGCTGGGCGTCCGCGACGGCGGCGTGCTCGTCGCGCCGGGGGCGTCCGGGACGGGCGGGCTGGTGGCGGCGCTGGTCGCCTCCGGAGTGCAGGTGGACCTCGTGGTGCCGCAGCGGCACCTGGAGGAGGTCTTCCTCGAGCTGGTGGCCGCCCCGTGA
- a CDS encoding ABC transporter permease subunit, translated as MSDPVSGMSSSTTTTTSGAAGAGSRGSALPLRVEVARQLSRVRTRWVGVLVVALPLLLVAAFALGGEDDPADGSASFVDLATSSAVNFAVFALLAASGFLFVVLVALFAGDTVAAEASWSSLRYLLAAPVGRRRLLAVKAVVAAASSTLGIVAFIAVCLLIGVVAYGWGPLTSPLGDALGGWEALGRLGLATAYVVVQLSWVGALAFWLGTRTDAPLGAVGGAVLANILSAILASITALGDLRAWLPTYDAGAWTALLQPAVVWDDMVRGLATSLILTVVFGVLAVIGFERKDVTS; from the coding sequence GTGAGCGACCCCGTGAGCGGCATGAGCAGCAGCACCACCACGACGACGAGCGGGGCGGCGGGTGCGGGGTCGCGCGGCAGCGCGCTGCCGCTGCGGGTGGAGGTGGCGCGGCAGCTGTCGCGCGTGCGCACCCGCTGGGTGGGCGTGCTCGTCGTGGCGCTCCCGCTGCTGCTGGTCGCGGCGTTCGCCCTCGGCGGGGAGGACGACCCGGCCGACGGCAGCGCGTCCTTCGTGGACCTCGCCACCTCCAGCGCCGTGAACTTCGCGGTGTTCGCGCTGCTGGCCGCCTCGGGCTTCCTCTTCGTCGTCCTGGTGGCGCTCTTCGCGGGCGACACCGTGGCGGCCGAGGCCAGCTGGTCGTCCCTGCGCTACCTGCTCGCGGCGCCCGTGGGGCGGCGGCGGCTGCTCGCGGTGAAGGCGGTGGTGGCGGCGGCGTCCTCGACGCTGGGGATCGTGGCGTTCATCGCCGTCTGCCTGCTCATCGGGGTGGTCGCGTACGGCTGGGGACCGCTGACCAGCCCGCTCGGTGACGCCCTCGGCGGCTGGGAGGCGCTGGGGCGCCTCGGGTTGGCGACGGCGTACGTGGTGGTGCAGCTGTCGTGGGTGGGGGCGCTGGCGTTCTGGCTGGGCACGCGCACCGACGCGCCGCTGGGCGCCGTGGGCGGCGCGGTGCTGGCGAACATCCTCTCCGCGATCCTCGCGTCCATCACGGCCCTCGGTGACCTGCGCGCGTGGCTGCCCACGTACGACGCCGGCGCGTGGACGGCGCTGCTGCAGCCGGCGGTGGTCTGGGACGACATGGTCCGAGGGCTGGCGACGTCGCTCATCCTCACGGTGGTGTTCGGGGTGCTCGCGGTCATCGGCTTCGAGCGCAAGGACGTCACCAGCTGA
- the fdh gene encoding formate dehydrogenase: MGQRVTGLWPVLRQVTGSDKTAHGAAVRTAHTDAITARTETADRVVKSVCPFCAVGCGQDVYVKDEQVVQIEGDPDSPISRGRLCPKGSASKSLVTSPTRVTTVRYRRPGGTDWEDLPLATAMDMIADRVLQARHDGWQELDDRGRKLRRTMGFASLGGATLDNEENYLMKKLYTALGAVQIENQARIUHSSTVPGLGTSFGRGGATTFLQDLVNADCILIQGSNMAEAHPVGFQWVMEAKRRGAKVIHVDPRFTRTSAVADLHVPLRAGTDIAFLGGLVNHVLANDAYFHDYVVAYTNAASIVGEEYRDTEDPEEDGPSTDPTGLFSGWDEDSRSYDPSTWAYQDAKDVAAAGDRSPSGRSSGGTQGGETHKATAGGDAYGSGGATIGSKPDRDETLQHPRTVFQILKRHFARYTPEMVERICGTPQDAFLQVARALVENSGRERTTALAYAVGWTHHSQGAQYIRTSAILQTLLGNIGRPGGGILALRGHASIQGSTDIPTLFNLWSGYLPMPKAGQDDVDSYVGSSEDLAGFWGNMRDYSVSLLKSWWGDAAQPENDFAFDYMPRISGDHGTYRTVMDMVDGKVDGYFLLGQNPAVGSANARLQRLGMANLKWLVVRDLQMIESATFWKDGPEVETGELRTEDVGTEVFFLPAASHVEKAGTFTQTQRLLQWRHQAVSPPGESRSELWFYWQLGRILREKLAASTDPRDRPLLDLTWDYPVHEDEFGPASDPLSWEPDGEAVLREISGTETHLDDDGTVVDRALSSYTELKSDGTTRSGCWIYCGAYADEVNQTARRRPGREQDWTAAEWGWAWPMNRRQLYNRASADPQGRPWSERKALVWWDETAGEDGKGRWVGHDVPDFEATKPPSYVPPAGSRGPAAIAGRDPFIMQADGKAWLFAPSGVVDGPLPTHYEGAESPVGNPLHPNRVYNPARRAFPRPGNRGVPTRSDVYPFVFTTYRLTEHHTAGGMSRTLPYLSELQPEMFIEVSAELARERGLEHQGWATIVTPRSAIEARVMVTPRIRPLRLPGGGEDGSEVQVVHQVGIPWHWGPNGISRGDAANELVEILLDPNTHIQDKVGACDVVPGRRPRGPALVEFVAQRRAAAGLPTDDDVPSLRGGAELDAEPNDGRNTP, translated from the coding sequence CTGGGACAGCGCGTGACCGGGCTGTGGCCGGTGCTGCGCCAGGTGACGGGCAGCGACAAGACGGCGCACGGCGCCGCCGTGCGCACCGCGCACACCGATGCGATCACCGCCCGCACCGAGACCGCCGACCGCGTGGTCAAGAGCGTCTGCCCGTTCTGCGCGGTCGGCTGCGGCCAGGACGTCTACGTGAAGGACGAGCAGGTCGTCCAGATCGAGGGCGACCCCGACTCCCCCATCAGCCGCGGGCGCCTGTGCCCCAAGGGCAGCGCCAGCAAGAGCCTCGTCACCTCCCCCACGCGCGTCACCACGGTGCGCTACCGGCGCCCGGGCGGCACCGACTGGGAGGACCTGCCGCTGGCGACGGCCATGGACATGATCGCCGACCGCGTGCTGCAGGCCCGCCACGACGGCTGGCAGGAGCTCGACGACCGCGGCCGCAAGCTCCGCCGCACGATGGGCTTCGCGAGCCTGGGCGGCGCGACCCTCGACAACGAAGAGAACTACCTCATGAAGAAGCTGTACACCGCCCTCGGCGCTGTGCAGATCGAGAACCAGGCCCGGATATGACACTCCTCCACGGTCCCCGGTCTGGGGACCTCGTTCGGCCGCGGAGGGGCCACCACCTTCCTCCAGGACCTCGTCAACGCTGACTGCATCCTCATCCAGGGCAGCAACATGGCCGAGGCGCACCCGGTGGGCTTCCAGTGGGTGATGGAGGCCAAGCGCCGCGGGGCGAAGGTCATCCACGTCGACCCGCGGTTCACGCGGACCTCGGCCGTGGCCGACCTGCACGTGCCGCTGCGCGCGGGCACGGACATCGCCTTCCTCGGCGGGCTGGTCAACCACGTGCTCGCCAACGACGCGTACTTCCACGACTACGTGGTGGCGTACACCAACGCCGCCTCGATCGTCGGCGAGGAGTACCGCGACACCGAGGACCCCGAGGAGGACGGCCCGTCCACCGACCCGACCGGCCTGTTCTCCGGCTGGGACGAGGACAGCCGCAGCTACGACCCGTCGACCTGGGCCTACCAGGACGCGAAGGACGTCGCGGCCGCCGGTGACCGCAGCCCGAGCGGTCGCAGCAGCGGCGGCACCCAGGGCGGGGAGACCCACAAGGCCACCGCTGGTGGGGACGCCTACGGCAGCGGCGGCGCCACCATCGGCTCCAAGCCCGACCGCGACGAGACGCTGCAGCACCCGCGCACGGTGTTCCAGATCCTCAAGCGGCACTTCGCCCGCTACACCCCGGAGATGGTGGAGCGGATCTGCGGCACCCCGCAGGACGCCTTCCTGCAGGTCGCCCGGGCGCTGGTGGAGAACTCCGGCCGCGAGCGCACCACGGCGCTGGCGTACGCGGTGGGCTGGACGCACCACTCCCAGGGCGCGCAGTACATCCGCACGTCGGCGATCCTGCAGACGCTGCTGGGCAACATCGGCCGCCCCGGCGGCGGGATCCTCGCGCTGCGCGGGCACGCCAGCATCCAGGGCTCCACCGACATCCCCACGCTGTTCAACCTGTGGTCGGGCTACCTGCCCATGCCGAAGGCGGGCCAGGACGACGTCGACTCCTACGTCGGCTCCTCCGAGGACCTCGCCGGGTTCTGGGGCAACATGCGCGACTACAGCGTCAGCCTGCTGAAGTCGTGGTGGGGTGACGCGGCCCAGCCCGAGAACGACTTCGCGTTCGACTACATGCCGCGCATCTCCGGCGACCACGGCACGTACCGCACGGTCATGGACATGGTCGACGGGAAGGTCGACGGGTACTTCCTGCTGGGGCAGAACCCCGCGGTCGGCTCGGCGAACGCCCGGCTGCAGCGCCTGGGCATGGCCAACCTCAAGTGGCTCGTGGTCCGCGACCTGCAGATGATCGAGTCGGCCACGTTCTGGAAGGACGGGCCGGAGGTCGAGACCGGCGAGCTGCGCACCGAGGACGTCGGCACCGAGGTGTTCTTCCTCCCCGCGGCCAGCCACGTGGAGAAGGCCGGCACGTTCACCCAGACGCAGCGGCTGCTGCAGTGGCGCCACCAGGCGGTGTCCCCGCCGGGCGAGTCGCGCAGCGAGCTGTGGTTCTACTGGCAGCTCGGGCGCATCCTGCGGGAGAAGCTCGCCGCGTCCACCGACCCGCGCGACAGGCCGCTGCTCGACCTGACCTGGGACTACCCCGTCCACGAGGACGAGTTCGGCCCCGCGTCGGACCCGCTGAGCTGGGAGCCCGACGGCGAGGCGGTGCTGCGCGAGATCAGCGGCACCGAGACCCACCTCGACGACGACGGCACCGTGGTCGACCGGGCGCTGTCGTCCTACACGGAGCTCAAGTCCGACGGGACCACGCGCTCGGGCTGCTGGATCTACTGCGGCGCGTACGCGGACGAGGTCAACCAGACCGCTCGGCGTCGTCCCGGTCGTGAGCAGGACTGGACGGCCGCGGAGTGGGGCTGGGCCTGGCCGATGAACCGCCGCCAGCTGTACAACCGCGCCTCGGCGGACCCGCAGGGCAGGCCCTGGAGCGAGCGCAAGGCGCTCGTCTGGTGGGACGAGACGGCCGGCGAGGACGGGAAGGGCCGCTGGGTGGGGCACGACGTGCCCGACTTCGAGGCCACCAAGCCGCCGTCGTACGTGCCGCCGGCCGGCTCGAGGGGTCCGGCGGCCATCGCCGGCCGCGACCCGTTCATCATGCAGGCGGACGGCAAGGCGTGGCTGTTCGCGCCGTCCGGAGTGGTCGACGGTCCGCTGCCCACCCACTACGAGGGCGCGGAGTCGCCCGTGGGCAACCCGCTGCACCCGAACCGGGTCTACAACCCGGCCCGCCGGGCGTTCCCCCGGCCGGGCAACCGCGGGGTGCCGACGCGCTCGGACGTCTACCCGTTCGTGTTCACCACCTACCGGCTCACCGAGCACCACACGGCGGGCGGCATGAGCCGCACGCTGCCGTACCTGTCGGAGCTGCAGCCGGAGATGTTCATCGAGGTCTCCGCGGAGCTGGCGCGCGAGCGCGGGCTGGAGCACCAGGGGTGGGCGACCATCGTCACGCCGCGCAGCGCCATCGAGGCGCGCGTCATGGTCACGCCGCGCATCCGCCCGCTGCGGCTGCCCGGAGGCGGCGAGGACGGCAGCGAGGTGCAGGTGGTGCACCAGGTGGGCATCCCGTGGCACTGGGGGCCGAACGGCATCAGCCGCGGTGACGCCGCCAACGAGCTGGTGGAGATCCTCCTGGACCCGAACACGCACATCCAGGACAAGGTCGGGGCGTGCGACGTCGTCCCCGGACGGCGTCCGCGCGGGCCCGCGCTCGTGGAGTTCGTGGCGCAGCGCCGCGCCGCGGCCGGGCTGCCGACCGACGACGACGTCCCCTCCCTCCGCGGCGGAGCCGAGCTCGACGCGGAACCGAACGACGGGCGGAACACCCCATGA
- a CDS encoding 4Fe-4S dicluster domain-containing protein codes for MTSTTPRQTGEEYDPASHSGYGEDHPPRMGFFTDTSVCIGCKACEVACKEWNEVPATGEMDLTGWSYDNSSMLGASTWRHVAFIEQAAPAATEPQNAKPAVSLGMPSIRPEGFLEPEVTRPPHESAGEQGPSGSIEGVRWLMSSDVCKHCTHAACLDVCPTGALFRTEFGTVVVQDDVCNGCGYCVSACPYGVIGKRESTGRAHKCTLCYDRIGADKQPACATACPTESIQYGPLDELRERADARLAELQAKGEPKAQLYGRDPHDGVGGDGAFFLLLDDPEVYGLPPDPVVTTKALPSMWRHAAAAAGALFGVVALSFLGRRP; via the coding sequence ATGACGAGCACCACCCCGCGCCAGACCGGCGAGGAGTACGACCCCGCGTCGCACTCCGGGTACGGCGAGGACCACCCGCCCCGCATGGGCTTCTTCACCGACACCTCCGTCTGCATCGGCTGCAAGGCCTGCGAGGTGGCGTGCAAGGAGTGGAACGAGGTCCCGGCCACCGGCGAGATGGACCTCACGGGCTGGTCGTACGACAACTCCTCGATGCTCGGCGCGAGCACGTGGCGGCACGTCGCGTTCATCGAGCAGGCAGCGCCGGCTGCCACCGAGCCGCAGAACGCGAAGCCCGCGGTCTCCCTCGGCATGCCGAGCATCCGCCCGGAGGGCTTCCTCGAGCCCGAGGTCACCCGCCCTCCGCACGAGAGCGCTGGTGAGCAGGGTCCGTCCGGCTCCATCGAGGGCGTGCGGTGGCTCATGAGCTCCGACGTGTGCAAGCACTGCACGCACGCGGCCTGCCTGGACGTCTGCCCCACGGGCGCGCTGTTCCGCACGGAGTTCGGCACCGTCGTCGTCCAGGACGACGTCTGCAACGGCTGCGGCTACTGCGTCTCCGCGTGCCCCTACGGCGTCATCGGCAAGCGCGAGTCCACGGGCCGGGCCCACAAGTGCACGCTCTGCTACGACCGGATCGGCGCCGACAAGCAGCCCGCGTGCGCGACGGCCTGCCCCACGGAGTCCATCCAGTACGGACCGCTGGACGAGCTGCGCGAGCGCGCCGACGCGCGCCTGGCCGAGCTGCAGGCGAAGGGCGAGCCGAAGGCGCAGCTGTACGGCCGCGACCCGCACGACGGCGTCGGCGGTGACGGGGCGTTCTTCCTGCTCCTGGACGACCCGGAGGTCTACGGCCTCCCGCCGGACCCGGTGGTGACGACGAAGGCGCTGCCGTCGATGTGGCGGCACGCCGCGGCCGCCGCCGGGGCGCTGTTCGGCGTGGTGGCGCTCTCCTTCCTGGGGCGCAGGCCGTGA